The sequence AAAAATGGAATAGATGTACAGAAGGCTTTTTTGTTCAACCTTTACAGCAATGAGATAACCTATGTGGATATAAATGAGGAGGAATTGAAGAGGGCAGAAGCCCTCGTAAAAAAGATGGTTGGTGAAATAAACAGGATTAAATCCATTGACGAATTTAAAAAAACAGGTAATTGTATAAATTGTGGATTCAAGAATCATATATGCAGATAAGGTTTATCCGTTTATGTGTATTAGCCAGAAGACCGTATTTTTATCCCAACCCAGATCCCAGGGTACATGGTAGCGGTCGGATGTATGGGAATTTACGACAGGTATTGATTTGCTGTTAAATCCTGTAATTATAGCAAAGTGGACCACGTCGTTCTTTTCTTCATAAGCTATCAGATCCCCTGGCATGAGGCTTTTAAGATGGTTTTGCACTTCATTAAATCTACCTCGTGCAATAAGGCTCCCTTTGCCTGAGTATAACAGGTAATTGGCCAGGGAATCGGCCTGTACCCATGCTTTACTTCCAGCTTTTCCATCAAAAAACCATATATAGTCTTGAGGAAGGCCACCGCCTTCTTCAGGATCTCCTAGGCATTGTGAAACGAAATTGGTACAATCGCCACCAATCCCTGTGTAATCAGGGTATTTTTGATTGTATCTATGTTTTTTTTCGGTCAGGTATGCACCGCCGTTGTATAAATCAGCGTATTTAACTGCTTTTTCGCGATTATATATATATCCTTTTGCTTTTATATTATCATTAGTTTTTAATATTTTTGGTAATACATCAGATTCAATATATAGCCCTGAGGCAGGGGTGACATCCTGCACCACAGTGTCTTCATCTAAGGGATCGGTATACCAATCCTTTTTGATTAACCACTTTTCGCCTTTTTGAACCATTTGAATAGCATGTCTTATGCCTATGCCGAAAAAATTTTCGGCATCGTCATTATAGTCGTATCTGGCATTCATAGTTTCTACGGCGTAAATCCATATTGAGTCGCTTTTTCTTTCACTAAATATTATTCTAAAGTCAGTATATATATCTGTAAAACGTATATTGCGGTTCTTTGACCACGACGTAACATAGTGTATTCGCCTGAGTTCATGTTCGTAAGCATACTTACCATATGTTGAGCTTAAGTCAAAAAAATCTTTCAACTTTTTCCCATCACTGCCCATCAGTGCCTTGGCCTTTATATCGAACAGGTTTTTGAGTTCTGGTGCGATAATATTTGATATGTCTTGGTTATCAGGGGTTATGGGATTAAAGACGTATTTTATGCCGCTGTTTGATGCATTCAATCCTGTATTTACTTGATAGTCATAGATGATTTTTGAGATATTTGCAATATGTTTAAAACCTGTATCTGCGTTTTTGTTTTTATTGGTAAGTATAGCTAGTATATATGGCCTCTGGCAATAGACGATTCCAAAATCATTGGC is a genomic window of Caldanaerobius fijiensis DSM 17918 containing:
- a CDS encoding serine hydrolase, which encodes MLLHNRVLLSITITIICILVAFFIIRIPANTNNAITSVKIETQTEQTYKISKPDYEPLKQKIAEYISANKLSAGIYFKDITTNTTFGINEDKMFVAASTIKVPIMLYLYTLAAEKKVDLNTKIAYDREKDFESGAGILEYIAKQGDKYSLRTLANQAITTSDNIANRMIMRYLGKENIIKFMKDLGGQTVYPGGKNITTAKDLVTYMEAVIAFSKANPELGETFLNDMAHTVYNAGIPALLPDKLFIPHKEGDLDDVANDFGIVYCQRPYILAILTNKNKNADTGFKHIANISKIIYDYQVNTGLNASNSGIKYVFNPITPDNQDISNIIAPELKNLFDIKAKALMGSDGKKLKDFFDLSSTYGKYAYEHELRRIHYVTSWSKNRNIRFTDIYTDFRIIFSERKSDSIWIYAVETMNARYDYNDDAENFFGIGIRHAIQMVQKGEKWLIKKDWYTDPLDEDTVVQDVTPASGLYIESDVLPKILKTNDNIKAKGYIYNREKAVKYADLYNGGAYLTEKKHRYNQKYPDYTGIGGDCTNFVSQCLGDPEEGGGLPQDYIWFFDGKAGSKAWVQADSLANYLLYSGKGSLIARGRFNEVQNHLKSLMPGDLIAYEEKNDVVHFAIITGFNSKSIPVVNSHTSDRYHVPWDLGWDKNTVFWLIHING